A region of the Labeo rohita strain BAU-BD-2019 chromosome 5, IGBB_LRoh.1.0, whole genome shotgun sequence genome:
aaataaacattagatAATTCGACGTTTTTGGAAATCATGCCACCAGGTAAGAATTTTAGGAGGAGGAAGGAGGAATCATCCGACGAGGAAGACGATGAGACAAAAGCTGTGGTCAGGTAGATATGTTTATCGCGTTAAGGCATAATGGAGTAACCGAACATGTCCGTGTACAAAAGTGTTTATACAAGTGTCAAATTCATTTAGAGGCCACATGCAGACGCATATTTTTAtgtcagaatatattttaaaatgatacaatTAAACGTATTTCCTAAGGTCCAAACTGGATGAAGCCAAGGAGCTTCAAAGTTTGCGAAAAAGGCAGCATGGAGTAAGGTTGGTCACATGTCTGTTTACAATGCTATTTGTTTTTATACCAATAAGACAGTCTTAAACgtattatttttgcattgtttaattttctagttttagttaaatgtatttaaaataattttcaattatGTTAGATTAAAAGTCGAAATAATATATGCTGCTTTCCCTTCTGTTTCTCCAGCATTGCAACGTTACTTGTAGGAGAGAAGCTTCCTTTGGAGGCTGAGCTTGaggtatgttttatatatatatatatatatatatatatatatatatatatatatatatataatttttttttaaccaaactaCATTTTGTATTACAGTAAATGTGTGATTTAAGGGGTAAAATGTAGTCACTCCCTGTTTTGTGCATTAGGATGACCCATttaaactgaagactggaggtGTTGTTGACATGAAGAAAGTAAAAGACAGAAACCGAGACATGTACGTGATATTATGGAGTCATGTTTGCAATTCTTTTTCAAAGTTAatgtttctgcattttaaaagtgaaataattaacattccGTCTCCACTATAGGACAGCAGATGAAAACGACTTGAATCTTGGTACGTCCTTTTCTGCCGAGACTAACAGACGAGATGAAGATGCGGATATGTAAGTGCATATGTGTACGCACaaacaatctgtattttttgttgctttaacacaatctgtattgtaaaaagcgctatatatataataatggtGACTTTTGTCTTTCTACATGATGGAGGTTTTTTTGGTCAGTTTTGCctcaatttaaatgtttacatcctCTGCCTCTCTACTTGTATGCTATTGCATTCAGGATGAAATACATTGAGACTgaattaaagaaaaagaaaggtaTGGTGGAAGCGGAAGAGCAGAAAGTGAAGATGAAGAATCCAGAGGACCTCCTGTACGAGCTTCCAGAGAACATCCGTGTCAATTCTGCCAAAAAGACAGAAGAGATGTTGTCCAATCAGATGCTGAGTGGAATTCCAGAGGTGGATCTGGGGATAGAGTAAGTAAAAACCAGAACTGATTCAAAGACTGTAGTCCAACTAGCTATGGATGTCAGCTTCAACTTTTATTCCTCTTTCTTATCAGTGCAAAGATAAAGAACATCATCAGCACAGAAGAAGCCAAAGCAAAGCTGCTTGCTGAGCAGAGGAATAAAAAGAAGGACAGCGGGACCTCCTTCGTTCCCACTAACATTGCCGTG
Encoded here:
- the c5h9orf78 gene encoding splicing factor C9orf78 homolog produces the protein MPPGKNFRRRKEESSDEEDDETKAVVRSKLDEAKELQSLRKRQHGVSIATLLVGEKLPLEAELEDDPFKLKTGGVVDMKKVKDRNRDMTADENDLNLGTSFSAETNRRDEDADMMKYIETELKKKKGMVEAEEQKVKMKNPEDLLYELPENIRVNSAKKTEEMLSNQMLSGIPEVDLGIDAKIKNIISTEEAKAKLLAEQRNKKKDSGTSFVPTNIAVNYVQHNRFYHEDVNAPQRRHREEPKARPLRVGDTEKPAPESSPPNFRKRPNNEKATDDYHYEKFKKMNRRY